The genomic DNA TTCAAACTCGTGTAGGCAGAAATAAAAAACCGTTTAAATTGATAAAGTTTCGTACTATGTCGGTTGAAACACAATCAGTAGCTAGTCACTTAGCCAGTAATGCTTCGATTACAAAATTGGGGGATTTTCTGCGTAAAACTAAAATTGATGAGTTACCACAACTGATTAACGTGGTTAAAGGTGAAATGAGTTTAGTTGGTCCTCGTCCTAATCTTTTTAATCAAGAAGAGTTAATTAAAGAGCGTGATACATTAGGTGTTTATGATGTATTGCCTGGCGTGACGGGGTTAGCACAAGTTCAAAATATTGATATGTCAACGCCAAAGCTTTTAGCTCAAACAGACAAGCAGATGATTGATACGCTGAATATCAAAAACTATTTTAAATACATCTTGATGACGGTCACGGGTAGTGGTTCTGGCGATGCTGTAAAATAGGTCTATCTATTGGTGAACAGTTGCTAAGTGATTAACCTGATTAGGGTTGTTTGCCTTCACTGTGTCTCAATGTCACCGAAACAGTGAAAAAGGTGTCTCAGCGGCTTCTTTCATCATTTATCAAAAGGTTGTTGAGTCGTTATTTGCTATGATAGTTTTAACTGGCTTAACGCTATCATTAGCTTTACGCCTTATTGCACAGAGATAAAAGCATCTTGTGCTAAACTCACCCAGCTCATTTTTCCCGTAGTCTAGCCGTGTTGTAAGATGTAATACATTATGAAATTGATTAATTTGGAGCTAAAAATGGATTTTTTGCAACGTATATTTTCTTTACCCCGCAATCAAAAACGTTTGGTCAGTTTAACGATCGATTCGGTATTTTTAATTTGTGCTTTTTGGGGCGCCCTTTTAGTTCGACTTGATGATATCAGTGTATTGAGTAACAGTACCTTTTGGTCTGTTATTTTAGTTGTTATGCCGATCAGTTTAGTCGCCTTTGCTAAATTAGGTTTGTACCGTGCAGTGCTTCGTTACATGGGATTACAAGCCCTGGTAGCTATTTTAGTCGGTATTACTGTTTCAACTATTTCACTAGTGCTAGTGTCTTTTTATGCTGAAGCGAATATCCCCCGCACTGTTCCACTGATTTATGCTGCATTTTCACTTGTGTTTATTGGCGGTTCAAGAACGATCGTTCGATCTATTGTCGGTTCTGGAATGAAGCGCAGTGGCGAGGCGGTGATTATTTATGGTGCTGGCGTGAGTGGTAGGCAGTTATTGACCTCATTAGTACAAAGTCACGAATATTATCCATTTGCCTTTGTTGATGACGATGTGTGCTTGCATGGTACTGTTATTCAAGGTGTTCATGTTCATTCGCCTTCTATAATCCGTAAATTGATTAAACAAAAATCGGCAACTAAAGTGTTACTTGCTATGCCAAGTGCTAGTCGTGCAAAGCGCCAAGAGATACTCACTCGACTCGAACCGTTAGCCATCCAAATATTGACCATTCCCGCAATGGCCGATTTAGTTAATGGCACCAAGCTTTATAGTGATATTAAAGAAGTGGAAATTGATGACTTACTTGGCCGTGACGCAGTAAATCCTCGCGAAGACCTTTTGTCTGCCAATATTAAAGATAAAGTGGTCATGGTGACGGGTGCCGGTGGTTCAATTGGGTCTGAATTATGTCGACAGATTTTAAAGCAGTCGCCTAGAAAGTTAGTTCTTTTCGAGTTGTCTGAATTTGCCTTATATGCCATTGATCGTGAATTAAATGCCACAGCAAAAGAGCTCGGACTAGATGTTAGAATTTTACCTATTATGGGTTCTGTTCAGCGGGAAAATCGAGTACAAGCTGTTATGCAGTCGTTTGGGGTACAAACGGTTTATCATGCTGCTGCGTATAAACATGTACCTTTAGTTGAACATAATGTGGTTGAAGGCGTGCGTAACAATGTATTTGGTACGCTTTATACCGCTAGAGCGGCGATTGCAGCAAAGGTTGAGAAATTTGTGCTGGTTTCAACGGATAAAGCCGTGCGTCCGACCAACGTGATGGGTACGACTAAACGCATGGCAGAATTAGTATTACAGGCGTTATCTCGTGAGCAAAATAAAACGCGTTTTTGTATGGTGCGCTTTGGTAATGTGCTCGGTTCATCGGGTTCAGTGGTGCCTTTGTTTAGAACTCAAATCGCTAATGGGGG from Shewanella psychromarinicola includes the following:
- a CDS encoding sugar transferase, with amino-acid sequence MIRVLDFFAAFFGLLLLWPVLLVVTFIGMFDTGSPIFVQTRVGRNKKPFKLIKFRTMSVETQSVASHLASNASITKLGDFLRKTKIDELPQLINVVKGEMSLVGPRPNLFNQEELIKERDTLGVYDVLPGVTGLAQVQNIDMSTPKLLAQTDKQMIDTLNIKNYFKYILMTVTGSGSGDAVK
- a CDS encoding polysaccharide biosynthesis protein, with the protein product MDFLQRIFSLPRNQKRLVSLTIDSVFLICAFWGALLVRLDDISVLSNSTFWSVILVVMPISLVAFAKLGLYRAVLRYMGLQALVAILVGITVSTISLVLVSFYAEANIPRTVPLIYAAFSLVFIGGSRTIVRSIVGSGMKRSGEAVIIYGAGVSGRQLLTSLVQSHEYYPFAFVDDDVCLHGTVIQGVHVHSPSIIRKLIKQKSATKVLLAMPSASRAKRQEILTRLEPLAIQILTIPAMADLVNGTKLYSDIKEVEIDDLLGRDAVNPREDLLSANIKDKVVMVTGAGGSIGSELCRQILKQSPRKLVLFELSEFALYAIDRELNATAKELGLDVRILPIMGSVQRENRVQAVMQSFGVQTVYHAAAYKHVPLVEHNVVEGVRNNVFGTLYTARAAIAAKVEKFVLVSTDKAVRPTNVMGTTKRMAELVLQALSREQNKTRFCMVRFGNVLGSSGSVVPLFRTQIANGGPVTVTHPEITRFFMTIPEASQLVIQAGAMGKGGDVFVLDMGKSVKIVDLAEKMIRLSGYEVRSDKNPEGDISIEFSGLRPGEKLYEELLIGDDVTGTEHERIMTANELYLTWADYSVILDRLDLACHEFNHEAIRDILLKTPTGFAPTDGICDLVYQQKAKNLAAAKKVISFAS